From Fibrobacter sp. UWR3, one genomic window encodes:
- a CDS encoding beta-ketoacyl-[acyl-carrier-protein] synthase family protein → MDMTPDERRCVVTGLGVICAVGNNVEETWKSALESVSGIHKTTSLDTKNCYADLAAEVKCDTLDQIDAPEEKDRVSKLCIKAANEALADAGLSNFGDDQRVSVVIGSCVGGVLSIEQYHQHGRDAAEIAKMPIASIASQVAETCGAGGIVTNVANACAAGTISIAVACDLIRAGKADVVIAGGADSFASVPYSGFLSLHALDENGCSPFNRCNGITLGEGAGIVIVESYEHAQKRSAKTYCEVLGSGVTSDANHITAPREDGVCLMEAINRAVKNSGIDKSDIGYVNAHGTGTGKNDNAEITAFKNFFGEDNANVSVSSTKVMTGHCLGAAGAIEAVFSIKALTTDTVLPTFPYTEEQSAALKEKVGALDFVQNKARHKELKCVLSNNVAFGGTNAAIVFSKVPGEVSAQSAKAKKIAVTGLGIVSPLGNSKAAYLDAVKAGKKPESASVHSTIALEDYKELGIKMAFYRKLDNLGQLQTVSGMRALQDSAFQVTDDNAKDIGIIVGTSEGGLGATYDFEELIAEAGNAGGSAFKFPHTVYNAAGGYLSICSGIKGYGVTITTGPLSGLDSIGYSMNVIHDGQEKAMMATGTDENLPIITEFAQKLGVAAGDVVAPFAENEGFVVGDGSVSIMLEEEDYAKARGAKVYCYALGFGHGRKNVKFGKLAGSDEALDKAINDALADAGLSAADIDAVCGFANGCKRIDDIEKGALKRVFGDKLATMPLFEVKERVGEGRAGSAALAAAEAALLLNGELACDNAFFIAGDGSVTSKSADATNLKKILIISFAAGGSYSAVVFGKNP, encoded by the coding sequence ATGGATATGACACCTGATGAACGTCGCTGTGTAGTTACTGGCCTGGGCGTAATTTGCGCCGTCGGTAACAATGTCGAAGAAACCTGGAAGAGTGCTTTAGAATCCGTTTCGGGAATCCACAAGACGACTTCCCTAGATACAAAGAACTGCTACGCGGACTTGGCTGCCGAAGTCAAGTGTGACACGCTCGACCAGATTGACGCCCCCGAAGAGAAGGACCGCGTCTCGAAGCTCTGCATCAAGGCCGCGAACGAGGCCCTCGCCGATGCGGGGCTTTCTAATTTTGGTGACGACCAGCGCGTGAGCGTAGTTATCGGCAGTTGCGTGGGTGGCGTGCTTTCCATTGAACAGTATCACCAGCACGGGCGCGATGCCGCAGAAATTGCGAAGATGCCGATTGCATCCATTGCAAGCCAGGTGGCAGAAACCTGTGGCGCGGGCGGCATCGTGACGAACGTGGCGAATGCGTGTGCGGCGGGTACGATTTCTATCGCGGTCGCCTGCGACCTCATCCGCGCGGGCAAGGCCGACGTGGTGATTGCGGGCGGTGCGGATTCCTTCGCTTCCGTGCCGTATTCCGGCTTCCTTTCGCTTCATGCACTCGACGAGAACGGCTGCTCCCCGTTTAACCGTTGTAACGGCATCACGCTCGGTGAAGGTGCGGGTATCGTCATCGTGGAATCCTACGAACATGCCCAGAAGCGCAGCGCGAAGACTTATTGCGAAGTGCTCGGCTCCGGCGTCACGAGCGACGCGAACCACATTACTGCCCCGCGCGAAGATGGCGTGTGCCTGATGGAGGCCATCAACCGCGCCGTCAAGAACTCCGGCATCGACAAGTCCGATATCGGTTACGTGAACGCTCACGGTACCGGCACGGGCAAGAACGACAATGCTGAAATTACGGCTTTCAAGAATTTCTTTGGCGAAGACAATGCGAACGTGAGCGTGAGTTCCACGAAGGTGATGACGGGCCACTGCCTGGGCGCCGCGGGTGCCATCGAGGCGGTTTTCAGCATCAAGGCGCTTACGACCGATACGGTGCTCCCGACGTTCCCCTATACCGAGGAACAGTCCGCCGCCCTCAAGGAGAAGGTGGGCGCTCTCGACTTTGTGCAGAACAAGGCCCGCCACAAGGAACTCAAGTGCGTGTTGAGCAACAACGTGGCATTCGGCGGCACGAACGCCGCCATCGTGTTCTCGAAGGTGCCGGGCGAAGTTTCCGCCCAGTCCGCCAAGGCGAAGAAAATTGCGGTGACCGGTCTTGGAATCGTGTCTCCGCTCGGCAACAGCAAGGCTGCCTACCTGGATGCCGTAAAGGCGGGCAAGAAGCCCGAGAGCGCTTCGGTGCATTCGACCATCGCGCTCGAGGATTACAAGGAACTTGGCATCAAGATGGCGTTCTACCGCAAGCTCGATAACCTGGGCCAGCTCCAGACGGTTTCGGGCATGCGCGCTCTGCAGGATTCCGCATTCCAGGTGACCGACGACAACGCGAAGGATATCGGCATTATCGTGGGGACCAGCGAGGGCGGTCTCGGTGCTACCTACGATTTCGAGGAACTGATTGCCGAGGCGGGCAACGCGGGCGGTTCCGCGTTCAAGTTCCCGCACACGGTTTACAACGCCGCCGGTGGTTACCTCTCGATTTGCTCCGGCATCAAGGGCTACGGTGTCACGATTACGACGGGCCCGCTTTCCGGTCTCGACAGCATCGGTTACTCCATGAACGTCATCCACGACGGCCAGGAAAAGGCGATGATGGCGACCGGTACCGACGAGAACCTGCCGATTATTACCGAATTCGCCCAGAAGCTCGGTGTTGCCGCAGGCGATGTGGTCGCACCCTTTGCCGAAAACGAAGGCTTCGTGGTGGGCGACGGCTCTGTGTCGATAATGCTCGAGGAAGAGGATTACGCGAAGGCCCGCGGTGCGAAGGTCTATTGCTATGCGCTCGGGTTTGGCCATGGCCGCAAGAACGTGAAGTTCGGCAAGCTCGCTGGTTCTGACGAGGCGCTCGACAAGGCTATCAACGACGCCCTGGCCGATGCGGGCCTCTCTGCCGCCGATATCGATGCGGTTTGCGGATTCGCGAACGGCTGCAAGCGTATCGACGATATCGAGAAGGGTGCCCTCAAGCGCGTGTTCGGCGACAAGCTCGCTACGATGCCGCTGTTCGAGGTCAAGGAACGTGTCGGCGAAGGCCGTGCGGGGTCTGCCGCGCTCGCCGCCGCAGAAGCTGCGCTCCTGTTGAACGGCGAACTTGCTTGCGACAACGCCTTTTTTATTGCGGGCGATGGTTCCGTGACAAGCAAGTCTGCCGATGCGACGAACCTCAAGAAAATTCTAATCATCTCTTTTGCGGCGGGTGGCTCTTACAGCGCAGTCGTGTTTGGAAAAAATCCTTAA
- a CDS encoding SDR family NAD(P)-dependent oxidoreductase codes for MKVALVTGASKGIGKACALRLARDGYTVVVNYSSSDEAAQQTLDQIKAEGGDGMIYKANVADLSQVKVMVREVFKAYGRIDVLVNNAGIVRDEYLMMMNPETLDKCFDLNVKGYFYCAQQVAVKMYKQKSGVIINMSSVSSKFALAGQAVYSATKGAVNSLTQTLAKELGGFGIRVNAVAPGFIATEMIEAIPEETRKGYVEKIPLKRFGTADEVANIVSALASDQFAYVTGQVFVLDGGLSL; via the coding sequence ATGAAAGTTGCTCTCGTTACAGGTGCATCGAAGGGAATCGGCAAGGCTTGTGCCTTGCGCCTTGCCCGTGATGGCTACACGGTCGTGGTGAACTACTCCAGTTCCGACGAGGCCGCGCAGCAGACGCTCGACCAGATTAAGGCCGAGGGTGGTGATGGCATGATTTACAAGGCGAACGTGGCCGACCTCTCGCAGGTGAAGGTCATGGTGCGCGAGGTGTTCAAGGCCTACGGCCGCATCGACGTGCTCGTGAACAATGCGGGCATCGTGCGCGACGAATACCTGATGATGATGAACCCCGAAACGCTCGACAAGTGCTTCGACCTGAACGTGAAGGGCTACTTCTACTGCGCCCAGCAGGTTGCGGTGAAGATGTACAAGCAGAAGTCCGGTGTGATTATCAACATGAGCTCCGTCTCCTCCAAGTTCGCGCTCGCCGGTCAGGCTGTCTATAGCGCCACGAAGGGTGCGGTGAACTCCCTCACGCAGACCCTCGCGAAGGAACTCGGCGGTTTCGGTATCCGCGTGAATGCCGTGGCTCCCGGCTTTATCGCGACCGAGATGATTGAGGCTATCCCCGAAGAGACCCGCAAGGGCTATGTGGAAAAGATTCCTCTCAAGCGCTTCGGTACCGCAGACGAAGTCGCGAACATCGTGTCTGCGCTCGCGTCTGACCAGTTCGCCTACGTGACGGGCCAGGTGTTCGTGCTCGATGGAGGCCTTTCTCTATGA
- the tilS gene encoding tRNA lysidine(34) synthetase TilS has protein sequence MSLDLTQNIRRHGFKRLLLAVSGGLDSICLAHYFIENRDALGIEWLGIAHVHHGLREGTADRDAAFVEAFARKHNVPFFLKKLDGVELKNAEGSLEEKARDARYKALVEVFNETEDPRLRGDDNKDVIVTAHHAGDQAETMYMRLRRGTTLAGLRGIQPLRALDSIGHTCASRCGVTQQASLLIINHQSKFIYRPFLNVTRKELLAYARENNLTWCEDESNADVKFARNKVRHDLLPLLERECPGAKAQLCRIAELADRAYAKVIAKGEAVFDSILVKQDPSTPLRFAQDDTHTITLDKKKLNKILREHADADLSEMFRLWVAEQGFRFPIGFFYGPKEPAHVKIPHRAAYRKRSVAKIGHTIKICEFCTPEEAQKFVSCE, from the coding sequence TTGAGTCTTGATTTAACGCAAAATATTCGCCGTCATGGTTTCAAGCGCCTGCTGCTTGCAGTTTCGGGCGGTTTGGATTCTATTTGCTTAGCTCATTATTTTATCGAGAACCGCGATGCACTTGGAATTGAATGGCTAGGGATTGCTCATGTGCATCACGGGCTACGCGAAGGAACGGCGGACCGCGATGCCGCATTTGTGGAGGCTTTCGCTCGCAAGCACAACGTTCCGTTTTTCTTGAAGAAACTGGATGGAGTTGAGCTAAAGAATGCCGAGGGTTCGCTCGAAGAAAAAGCACGGGATGCAAGGTACAAAGCGCTGGTGGAAGTATTCAACGAGACAGAAGATCCCCGCCTGCGCGGGGATGACAATAAGGACGTCATCGTAACCGCGCACCATGCGGGCGACCAGGCCGAAACGATGTACATGCGCCTCCGCCGCGGAACAACACTCGCCGGATTGCGGGGAATCCAACCGCTGCGGGCGTTAGACTCTATTGGACACACTTGCGCTTCGCGCTGCGGTGTGACGCAACAGGCCTCACTTCTCATCATCAATCATCAATCAAAATTCATCTACCGTCCTTTCCTGAACGTGACTCGCAAGGAACTGCTCGCCTACGCCCGCGAGAACAACCTCACCTGGTGCGAAGACGAGAGCAATGCCGACGTGAAATTCGCACGCAACAAGGTACGGCACGATCTGTTGCCCCTGCTGGAACGGGAATGCCCCGGCGCAAAGGCACAACTTTGCCGGATTGCGGAGCTTGCAGACAGGGCTTATGCGAAGGTGATTGCCAAGGGCGAGGCAGTTTTCGACTCGATCTTGGTTAAGCAAGATCCTTCGACTCCGCTACGCTTCGCTCAGGATGACACTCACACAATCACGCTGGACAAGAAAAAGCTCAACAAGATCTTGCGGGAGCATGCAGATGCAGACCTTTCGGAGATGTTCCGCCTGTGGGTTGCAGAACAAGGGTTCCGCTTCCCCATCGGGTTCTTCTACGGCCCAAAAGAGCCCGCTCACGTCAAAATTCCGCACCGGGCGGCATACCGCAAGCGTTCCGTCGCCAAAATCGGCCATACCATCAAGATTTGCGAGTTTTGCACCCCCGAAGAAGCCCAGAAATTTGTATCTTGCGAGTGA
- a CDS encoding acyl carrier protein, which produces MANEEMKSKLKAFFMSDLGVDGDVLQFDTPLFGEEIGLDSVDSLEIISFVDSNFGVSMTGVAKENFQSIDTIAAYIESHKA; this is translated from the coding sequence ATGGCAAACGAAGAAATGAAAAGCAAGCTCAAGGCCTTCTTTATGTCCGATCTCGGCGTAGATGGCGACGTTCTCCAGTTCGACACCCCGCTCTTTGGCGAAGAAATCGGTCTCGATTCCGTCGATTCCCTCGAAATCATTTCCTTCGTGGATTCCAACTTCGGCGTGTCCATGACCGGTGTCGCGAAGGAAAACTTCCAGAGCATCGATACCATCGCCGCTTACATCGAAAGCCACAAGGCTTAA
- a CDS encoding YkgJ family cysteine cluster protein: protein MELCRDYLPTRSYKIAEMRMGSLLGSEIDRLDKVAAKFGRTYAIGPDNLKDELPNIISFAGEYHRAYDLYLKAVLPQQEKPIQCRPACGNCCHHYPMSVEPFELISLYTELREREDFISVMEMCQSRSDLFNSLFENRLETIGSEDDAEDHALHDYFEQWRPCPFSDRKGDCGVYASRPVSCRMYFSQTDPCYCTPEHLQTERNESYIVYLPDNIEQSLVDLSEHYAGLELPESYFGGLLSLNAYEGVLG from the coding sequence ATGGAACTTTGCAGAGACTATTTACCCACGCGCTCCTACAAGATCGCCGAGATGCGGATGGGCTCCCTTTTGGGCTCAGAAATCGACCGTCTCGACAAGGTCGCTGCAAAATTTGGCCGGACGTACGCCATCGGTCCAGACAACTTAAAAGACGAACTGCCGAACATTATCTCGTTTGCAGGGGAGTACCACAGGGCCTACGACCTTTACCTGAAGGCGGTTCTCCCGCAACAGGAAAAGCCTATCCAGTGCAGGCCCGCGTGCGGCAACTGCTGCCATCATTACCCCATGTCGGTAGAACCGTTTGAACTGATTTCGCTCTACACGGAACTGCGCGAACGCGAAGACTTTATTTCTGTAATGGAAATGTGTCAGTCTCGTTCCGACCTGTTTAATAGTTTGTTTGAAAATCGGCTTGAAACGATTGGTTCCGAGGACGATGCGGAAGACCACGCCCTGCACGATTATTTTGAACAGTGGCGCCCGTGCCCGTTTTCGGACAGGAAGGGCGACTGCGGCGTGTATGCTTCGCGCCCGGTTTCGTGCCGTATGTACTTTAGCCAGACGGACCCGTGCTATTGCACTCCGGAACACTTGCAGACGGAAAGGAACGAAAGCTACATCGTCTACTTGCCCGACAACATCGAACAGTCGCTGGTGGACCTCTCGGAACACTATGCGGGGCTGGAACTCCCGGAAAGCTATTTCGGGGGGCTCCTGTCCTTGAATGCGTATGAAGGAGTGCTCGGGTGA
- a CDS encoding tetratricopeptide repeat protein, with protein MKRIKKLCLYAAIALSTGIVGCNLFNPTESANIDSTDTDALTYEGYIHFRNAEYTLAREYFERTLAVDSTISEAWYGLAKSVLNQQKLNVFEMLKYANSKDGQSAFMTMDDSTANHYKSGIDSVMKVLIPFIERDTTGRTDGKVTFKTISASYTVLHLTKAALLLRSNAQDLTKLFSVSGTSINVDWASLKDVGEKSVELFETLGDIGGAIKADPTIATEVIRSYVPEAALLSDSGLTVATEAMASYMVTASEAVTSNEDAILAYTSIGDMIDSDGDGCIDEEITDGFDNDGDGLVDEDMRTNKALVYETDFLHHKPGQVASIKTGEGYEYVDIDGNGTPNDDAERTFFNPSSNDRDAVGDHRIAAFVTGFTWSASGDQLKHAMALAAKDTDVSNIQYPLQWRKENIGGCWNNYTEEAFLKWFEGRNK; from the coding sequence ATGAAACGTATTAAAAAACTTTGTCTGTACGCGGCCATCGCACTCTCGACAGGGATTGTTGGCTGCAACCTGTTCAATCCGACTGAATCGGCGAACATCGACTCGACCGACACGGATGCACTGACCTACGAAGGCTACATCCATTTCCGCAATGCGGAGTACACCCTCGCCAGGGAATACTTCGAGCGCACGCTTGCCGTGGACTCCACCATCTCCGAGGCGTGGTACGGACTTGCAAAGAGCGTCCTGAACCAGCAGAAGCTGAACGTGTTCGAAATGCTCAAGTACGCAAACAGCAAGGACGGTCAAAGTGCGTTCATGACCATGGACGATTCCACCGCCAACCACTACAAGTCCGGTATCGATTCCGTGATGAAGGTCCTTATCCCGTTTATCGAGAGGGATACCACGGGCCGTACCGACGGCAAGGTGACGTTCAAGACCATCTCGGCCAGCTACACGGTACTCCACCTCACCAAGGCGGCCCTTTTGCTCAGGAGCAACGCTCAGGACCTGACCAAGCTGTTCAGTGTTTCCGGAACGTCAATCAACGTGGACTGGGCCTCCCTGAAGGATGTCGGCGAGAAGTCTGTTGAACTGTTCGAGACCCTCGGCGACATCGGCGGCGCCATCAAGGCCGACCCGACCATCGCGACCGAGGTCATCCGCTCTTACGTACCCGAAGCGGCCCTCCTCAGCGACAGCGGCCTTACCGTCGCTACCGAGGCAATGGCTAGCTACATGGTCACGGCAAGCGAAGCCGTTACGAGCAACGAGGACGCCATTCTTGCTTACACGAGCATCGGCGACATGATTGACAGTGACGGCGACGGCTGCATCGACGAAGAAATTACGGACGGCTTCGACAACGACGGCGACGGCCTGGTTGACGAAGACATGCGCACCAACAAGGCTCTCGTTTACGAAACGGACTTCTTGCACCACAAGCCCGGCCAGGTGGCATCCATCAAGACCGGCGAAGGCTACGAATACGTGGATATCGACGGGAACGGCACCCCCAACGACGATGCCGAAAGGACGTTCTTCAACCCGAGCTCCAACGACCGCGATGCCGTGGGCGACCATAGGATAGCCGCATTCGTCACCGGGTTTACCTGGAGTGCATCGGGCGACCAGCTCAAGCATGCCATGGCCCTCGCCGCAAAGGATACCGACGTAAGCAACATCCAGTATCCTCTCCAGTGGCGCAAGGAAAACATCGGCGGATGCTGGAACAATTATACGGAGGAGGCCTTCCTCAAGTGGTTTGAAGGGAGGAACAAGTAA
- the fabZ gene encoding 3-hydroxyacyl-ACP dehydratase FabZ, whose protein sequence is MMNIFEISEKIAQRPPFQMIEKVSELVPNESAVGIKNVSVNEPYFTGHFPQTPIMPGVLIVESCAQLCSLVIEKPAEDLEKNLYVLLKIDGFKFVKPVIPGDQLEITVNKTKGGGVLVGFDCIVKVNGNVHAKGALTFTSIPKESLGK, encoded by the coding sequence ATGATGAACATTTTTGAAATCAGCGAAAAGATTGCACAGCGCCCGCCGTTCCAGATGATCGAGAAGGTCTCGGAACTCGTGCCGAATGAATCTGCCGTGGGCATTAAGAATGTGAGCGTGAACGAACCGTACTTTACGGGTCACTTCCCGCAGACGCCCATTATGCCGGGCGTGCTTATCGTGGAAAGTTGCGCGCAGCTCTGCTCCCTCGTTATCGAGAAGCCCGCAGAGGATTTGGAAAAGAACCTCTACGTGCTTTTGAAGATTGACGGGTTCAAGTTCGTGAAGCCGGTAATTCCCGGCGACCAGCTCGAAATTACCGTGAACAAGACGAAGGGCGGTGGCGTTCTCGTTGGTTTTGACTGCATCGTGAAGGTGAACGGCAACGTGCACGCGAAGGGTGCGCTGACGTTTACGAGCATTCCCAAGGAATCTTTGGGGAAATAG
- a CDS encoding peptide chain release factor 3, producing the protein MNAEIEKRRTFAIVSHPDAGKTTITEKFLWYGNVIREAGHVRAKANRSYTVSDWMKIEQQRGISVSSSVLNFPFEGCMFNLVDTPGHQDFCEDTYRALTAVDAALVLIDSVNGVEKQTIKLMDVCRMRHTPIITFINKMDLDGRHVLDLLDQIENVLHIKTAPFTLPIGVGKLFKGVYSIAENTFHTFNKEEGHQEIIQMEGPDDPRLVEMCGENWVEQFKEEYEMVTGGMDPFDHEKFLKGEMCPVFFGSAVNNFGVRQLLNAFAKLAPPPMVRETDKRPVNPDEDAFSAFVFKIQANMDPKHRDRTAFLRICSGSFTRGEKVYHVRTGREIRLAAPTAFLAKDKEVIDHAWAGDIVGINDPGLFRIGDTLTDGEKMNFTGIPDFAPEHFARVTLLNPLKSKQMAKGLAELSEEGATQLYEPLKSAIPVIGVVGELQFDVLKFRLQSEYGADVSLDRVPAHGIRWVSGPEKDMGKFAEEYAMDCMMDKERNLVCLFPNEYRLNLAMKNYENLKFAETSQG; encoded by the coding sequence ATGAACGCTGAAATCGAGAAACGCCGCACTTTCGCCATTGTAAGTCACCCTGACGCGGGTAAGACCACCATTACCGAGAAGTTCCTGTGGTACGGGAACGTCATCCGCGAGGCGGGCCACGTGCGCGCGAAGGCGAACCGCAGCTACACCGTGAGTGACTGGATGAAGATTGAGCAGCAGCGCGGTATTTCGGTTTCCTCTTCCGTTTTGAATTTCCCGTTCGAAGGTTGCATGTTCAACCTCGTCGATACCCCGGGGCACCAGGACTTCTGTGAAGATACCTACCGCGCCCTGACTGCCGTGGATGCTGCCCTCGTGCTTATCGATAGCGTGAACGGCGTGGAAAAGCAGACTATAAAGCTCATGGACGTGTGCCGCATGCGCCACACCCCGATTATCACGTTCATCAACAAGATGGACCTCGATGGCCGCCATGTGCTCGACTTGCTCGACCAGATTGAAAACGTGCTCCACATCAAGACGGCCCCGTTTACGCTCCCGATTGGCGTGGGTAAGCTTTTCAAGGGCGTGTATTCCATCGCTGAGAATACGTTCCATACCTTCAACAAGGAAGAAGGCCACCAGGAAATCATCCAGATGGAAGGTCCGGATGACCCGCGCCTTGTGGAAATGTGCGGCGAGAACTGGGTGGAACAGTTCAAGGAAGAATACGAAATGGTCACCGGTGGTATGGACCCGTTTGACCACGAGAAGTTCCTGAAGGGGGAGATGTGCCCCGTGTTCTTCGGTTCTGCGGTGAACAACTTCGGCGTGCGTCAGCTCTTGAACGCATTTGCCAAGCTTGCGCCGCCCCCGATGGTGCGCGAGACCGACAAGCGTCCGGTGAATCCCGACGAAGATGCCTTCAGCGCGTTCGTGTTCAAGATTCAGGCCAACATGGACCCCAAGCACCGTGACCGCACGGCGTTCCTGCGCATCTGCTCGGGCAGCTTTACCCGTGGCGAGAAGGTTTACCACGTGCGCACGGGCCGCGAAATTCGCCTGGCCGCTCCGACGGCGTTCCTTGCGAAGGACAAGGAAGTCATTGACCACGCCTGGGCGGGCGACATCGTGGGTATCAATGACCCGGGACTTTTCCGCATCGGCGATACGCTGACTGATGGCGAGAAGATGAACTTCACGGGCATTCCGGACTTCGCTCCGGAACACTTTGCCCGTGTGACGCTTCTGAACCCGCTTAAGAGTAAGCAGATGGCGAAGGGCCTTGCAGAACTCAGCGAAGAAGGTGCTACCCAGCTCTATGAACCGCTCAAGTCCGCAATACCTGTGATTGGCGTGGTGGGCGAGTTGCAGTTCGACGTGCTCAAGTTCCGCCTGCAGAGCGAATACGGCGCCGATGTTTCGCTGGACCGCGTTCCTGCCCACGGAATCCGCTGGGTGTCTGGCCCCGAGAAGGACATGGGCAAGTTCGCCGAGGAATACGCGATGGACTGCATGATGGACAAGGAACGAAACCTCGTGTGCCTTTTCCCGAACGAGTACCGCCTGAACCTCGCGATGAAGAACTACGAGAACCTCAAGTTCGCGGAAACATCTCAGGGCTAG
- a CDS encoding acyl-CoA carboxylase subunit beta, whose product MWDKSYLEKLNEYKEKSIAGGGAARVEKQHSQGKLTARERLEILFDKGTFREIGALRVSTSLDLPESKRIFGDGVVTGYGKVNGRTVYVASQDFTVSGGSLGSAHAKKICQAMDLALESMSPFVCINDGGGARIEEGVNSLDGYSGIFTRNTLASGIIPQISVILGPCAGGACYSPAITDFIFMTEKTSQMFITGPGVVKAVTAETVSPEGLGGAGVHSTKSGVSHFVCKDDKETLEAVRNLLSYLPQSNLEKPPVAEKSKAVDKSKEIEEIVPDNFKKGYDVREVIATFADKESFLEIQKDFARNVVIGFARMDGNVVGIVANQPNFIAGSLDVDASDKASRFVRFCDCFNIPILTLEDVPGYMPGTKQEHNGIIRHGAKLLYAYAEATVPKVTLILRKAYGGAYIAMNSKNLGADYVFALPIAQLAVMGAEGAVDILHRKEIAASATPQETRKQLIAEYEAKYLNPYIAAKNGYIDEVISPANVRDRLATAFDYLKNKKKARLWRKHGNIPL is encoded by the coding sequence ATGTGGGATAAGTCTTATCTCGAGAAACTCAACGAATACAAGGAAAAATCCATTGCGGGCGGCGGAGCCGCACGTGTCGAAAAGCAGCACTCGCAAGGCAAGCTTACCGCCCGCGAACGCCTCGAAATTCTCTTTGACAAGGGCACGTTCCGCGAAATCGGCGCCCTCCGCGTTTCTACGAGCCTCGATTTGCCCGAATCCAAGCGCATTTTTGGCGACGGCGTCGTGACCGGCTACGGCAAGGTGAACGGCAGGACCGTCTACGTGGCATCGCAGGACTTCACCGTTAGCGGCGGCTCCCTCGGGTCTGCCCACGCGAAGAAGATTTGCCAGGCGATGGACCTCGCTCTCGAATCCATGTCCCCGTTCGTGTGCATCAACGACGGCGGTGGCGCCCGCATCGAAGAAGGCGTGAATTCCCTCGACGGCTACAGCGGCATCTTTACCCGCAACACGCTCGCCTCGGGCATCATCCCGCAGATTTCCGTAATCCTCGGACCCTGTGCCGGTGGCGCCTGCTACTCCCCCGCCATTACCGACTTTATCTTCATGACCGAAAAGACGAGCCAGATGTTCATCACGGGCCCGGGCGTCGTGAAGGCTGTGACCGCAGAGACGGTCTCCCCCGAAGGCCTCGGCGGTGCAGGCGTGCACTCCACCAAGTCCGGTGTTTCGCACTTTGTATGTAAGGACGACAAGGAAACCCTCGAAGCCGTGCGCAACCTGCTCAGCTACCTGCCGCAGTCGAACCTCGAGAAGCCTCCCGTCGCCGAAAAGTCGAAGGCCGTCGACAAGTCGAAGGAAATCGAGGAAATCGTCCCCGACAACTTCAAGAAGGGCTACGATGTTCGCGAAGTCATCGCGACTTTCGCCGACAAGGAAAGCTTCCTTGAAATCCAGAAGGACTTCGCCCGCAACGTGGTCATCGGTTTCGCCCGTATGGACGGTAACGTCGTGGGCATCGTCGCGAACCAGCCGAACTTCATCGCAGGTTCGCTCGACGTGGATGCTAGCGACAAGGCAAGCCGTTTCGTGCGCTTCTGCGACTGCTTCAACATTCCTATCCTCACGCTGGAAGACGTTCCGGGCTACATGCCGGGCACCAAGCAGGAACACAACGGCATCATCCGTCACGGCGCAAAGCTCTTGTATGCCTACGCCGAAGCGACCGTGCCTAAGGTGACGCTTATCCTCCGCAAGGCATACGGTGGCGCCTATATCGCCATGAACAGCAAGAACCTCGGCGCCGACTACGTGTTCGCACTCCCGATTGCACAGCTCGCCGTGATGGGCGCTGAAGGTGCCGTCGACATCCTTCATAGGAAGGAAATCGCCGCCTCCGCCACCCCGCAGGAAACGCGCAAGCAGCTCATTGCCGAATACGAGGCGAAGTACCTCAACCCGTATATCGCCGCGAAGAACGGCTACATCGACGAGGTGATTTCGCCCGCGAACGTGCGCGACCGCCTGGCCACCGCCTTCGACTACCTCAAGAACAAGAAGAAGGCAAGGCTCTGGAGGAAGCACGGGAACATCCCGCTGTAG